The Sabethes cyaneus chromosome 1, idSabCyanKW18_F2, whole genome shotgun sequence DNA segment CattcgacaaggttggcagcaaatttacctgtcagacgggcgcttttcttgcaatagcgcccttcgttaagtcgactgtcaaacaccgttcgttaagatagggatagcaccccgctgcatATTCAGCATCAAGGTTTACCAGCCTAAAATTTGCAATCTCAACCCTGCGTACTGTGAGCACTGGGTGGGTGATTGCAACCCTGCAAACATTAGTattgtcaaaatcatcattgACACTGACACTTTGGGTGAGCTAATGATTTTTCACCTTTCATCTGtgccaatgtgatatatacaggtgtggcaaagttggttaagtggtgttagtgcaatgaagaaatttcatcatggtgtgggtgaaatcgtaaatcgaccaatcacgatgaagcgtgacgtaaaactccaaaaacaaatcccattgtccgacgcggtttgtttttgtagtttgacgtcgttttctgatttttcgctactaataccatcaaatgtcttcatctgccacacctttttaaacctcattgcatCTGTGCTAGCTAGAGGATCAGTTTTCGTTCGCAATTGCAATTGTTGCAAAAATCCGAACATTTTGCAGTTCTTCTGAGGCGAATCATGTAAATTGTTGTTGCTGAACTAACGGCGCTACAGTGGCAGGAAAAAGAACCGATAGCAGCAACAATATGGCCAGCGCGAGTGATAGTTCCGACGAATTTTTCGACGCAGAAGAAGACAACGCCAACGCTACTACTAGTCACCATCACCACAATCTGCTGCGGAACTCCTCGAGCACCTCGACTGGCAGTGGCAAGTGAGTAATCGAAGAGGAGGCAATAAATGGAAGTTAATTTAGTTGGAATAGTGGCGAGGCGATTTCGATTTATTTGGTGTTGATTAGTCACGATCAGTACATTGAATTCTTTGTTCAATTTCATGTTATTTATTGTTGATCATTTGAACTAAGAGTTTAATTAGGAAAAAGACCTTATCACTGCAAATAATAAGTGTTAGTACTCTGTAAatatttgcttatttagatATATGCCTTATTTTCTAAtcatttcattaaaaatatttcaaagtagGTAGTTACTTCCATAAATCTTTTTGATGAATTGGTTTCAAACACTCGATATCGTTTGCATTGATTGATTGATAGCGAACTGAATGgacacaccacaccacaccggGCTAATTAAAACAAAAGCGATTAGTATTCATCGAATATTAGCTTGCAGAGTCGCTGCTGCACTTTCTAGGAATTTGctttcgaaaagttttttttatgggCCCTCTTACATGCGTATTGTTCGAATCTATTTTAGAAAACAACGTTCATCGAAAACGAACAACACTGACGAAGAGTTACCGTATACGGACACAAGGGAAAAGTTAAGCGTGGACAGCTTCAATCCGAATCTGCAAACTACTCAGCGGGAGCCGCAACAAGCACCGCCGACCCAGCAGCAGCCCCATGTACCGATCCAGCACAGGAACGAGTCTAATTTTGTCGAACCGAAGACGGTAAGTTTCAATCGGTTTCGGTGGTTTCAAAAAGTTGGTtggtttgtagtttgtttttaaCCAAAAACGCTTGCATGTTAttattttggaggcatgatttattttaaattacGACAACGGTTCAACGGTTTGTATGTTAAATTTTATTTGATCTACCATAAATGTGGTTTTTGTGATTTTAAAATTTGTAATGGTATACTTAAAGTAAAATGCTTAAGAAATTAAAAAAGGTTTATCAGTGGGAGGAATCCAAATGCAGCAATTTCtgcaatgaggaaatttgtaaaaattagcTCTACTTTCAATTATATTCTGCTCACCGCCGAGTTCTGCATAATTCATTTTCGTTTGATGTACTCTCTTTTACTTGTAGTTTGGTAGACAGCGATTCCGTGAACTGCGTCAATGCATGCAGAATGACGAAGATGAGAATCCTGGCAACACACTAACACCTGACTCGCAGGTACTGTACCGATCTATTTCTGTTTAGTTTTACTCCATTCCAAAGCTACCCTTTTGAATTAAACCACCAAACAGTTGGGCTGGCCGGTGCAGCCGATGGTAGACAGAGCGAAACCGCTTAAATCTGGATCGTATGCTAGGTTAATACCTGTTAGGTTGTTTAGCTTGTTATATACAGTAATCGGCTTTACGTACGAATCGTATGCTGCATGTGAAACAGAAAAGCCAGAGTCAACGGTGCGTGTCCACGCTGTAAACCAACGGTAGTGACAATTTCATCAGCGTGCCCTATTATTAGAGCAAAGGTGGATTGCATAGAGGGCATAAAGCAtttgttttgtcttttttcatacGCGTCAAAATTAATATGGTTGGTATGATGCTGCTGTTGTAGCGCATGGAGCTGCTATTTTAGTCTCTGACTGTTTTCATTAGCGTGTGACTTTTTGTTTAGTGGAATATAAATTGTGCAATTGAATCAAAATTAGGCTCACTGAATGTAAACTCTTTATTTCATTTCGATTTTGCAGAATAGTTCCGTCGAAGGTGTCTACTCATCGTCCACGCGTACAACGCATCCTTTCCGAGTAATCGAAGGTGACGCGCTCAGCGTTCAAAGCATGACTTCACTGGGCAGAGTTGGAAGAATCCTGGCGGGAAGTGCCAGCGTTGATGCAAGCGGTAAGTTATTGTCTATTGTGCTGTGAATGTTCGTAcatttcattatatttttttcttctcataGCACTGAGCCTAGGTAAAGATTCGTTGTACGTCGGAACTTCGGTCTCGTCGGCTCCACAGTCTCTGGCAGCAGTACCATCGTCGTCATCCAGAGACACACAACTCAGTGGAAGCTCGTCTATTCCGTCTAGCAGTGGTGCCATTGGGGAAACGGGCGAGGATAATTTCAGCACAAATAAGTACAGTTCCAACGAGGAGGTAGGACTGCACCAGGAGAATGCCTCTTCCAGTGGAAATGTCAGCGATTATCGAATGAATATGAACGTCCCTCTGCAAGGTAAGTCTATCAGTTATGTTGAGTAGGTAACTCGTTCGAAGTATTTTTACTCAATTATGCTAGTCGTGAATACTAACACAACATATTGGGAGTACAactcaatttggttcattttgCTAAGCCCAAAAACGCATttatttcaatatcaaaataaatGCATAAATTAATTACAGTGCTCTCTATTGCTCAATATTACTTTTTGCCATCTCTCAACAATTTTTGTGTTCCGTTTAGAAAAAGTATTTGGTGCACGGGTACAAGAAAATATTCTTCTAGAATGTTCCCTAGTAGAATAACCTCgtatttttgtcttgaccttcaaTGAGATcagacttaaaattaaatttttataccgttgttttttttttacaagtaacgaaagggacggtagaagaaaataaCGAAACAAAGATATTGATAGAGTTTTTACAACGGctgattttacaattgacggagggaaccgtagaagacagtaatgaaacaatgaaacactcaaaatattctgcacataactaatagtaaatttccatatgaaattccatatgattatcatgtgccgcatataaacaaaatcctcctagaaatacacataaaaattatacgcatatgaatagtatttttcgcgtgcacataaatgataactgtttggcacataaagatcatttactaggcacattgcaaaaatctatatgtagAACACAGAGAAACTattcgaaaagttttctcagtgtaggatctaacagattgaggaCAGGCTTGAAGGGGAAGGAGCGGAAGATGAGGgagtaagggagggtcatatgaagcaattttttttgtatgccagaagggtattgggttaaaaggcaactgcgacagtcttaatgatcgtcttttgtggcaggccccgattgctgtacacagtttacggaccgcttatacccattgatggagttgaacgggatagttgtaatcctgtgccccaattcggtactacatggtttctAAAACCAATGACCTTTTTGGgttttaggctccatacctgatatggaataagaagaaaacttccgaagaagttgtgccttgataatgcaagagccccgcaattgcagggcagatgcgctgaactttcaggctTAGAgatacaaaagcggcaggtgtcagatgatagtTAAATGGAGTCCTAGTTTTTTAGcaactgcagggtttgggtagataaactgtttagcttgtctacaaccctgtgtttgattccaacggcatactatttctagcttttcccatgtcatcaataagcctttcacggcggatgtggctAGAATAGGTTCAGGGCTAATAAATTTCTGACCCGATCCTTATTTTTCTAGGTTATCAGCCAATTCATTGCCCTCTATTCCGCAGTGACCGAGCACCCAAAGTAAaagaaactttgttttggcgggagagctccctcaatgctgtgttGCACTCCCAAACCAATTTGAACACGCATTTAACGcacttgagtgccagtagtgtGTGACAGTGGGGTGCGCAAAACCGTGTCCTTGCGTAGATTATCCTACATAGCTGGTTTCCATCaacagtatcgtatgctgctttggaaTCTACCACGCCGAATTTGAAGGCTTCAAGCTGTTCGAGCAATACCTATTTGCCACctacgaaattcagcgatctgcagttccattCGTCGTCCGTGTTTCGTCGTCTTAGCTTTAGCGCCGAGACATCACCCTTCTCAAGAGGCGGAGGTTCAATTTGGGGTCTATTTAATCCGCACAAGTATCACGAGACATCAACGCacgcattatccaaccgttATTTAACACGCTAAGCAAATTGCAATCAAAACTACACTCAAAAAGTAATGGAATATCACAAAGCTCAAAGCAGCATACGTCTTCGCACGGCGTAAAAaatttcgaatctcgactggaagagTCTGCTAGATTTAATTGTTCTATACACTGCCGCTGgaagcatatctgtcccatgttacaaaacacgaaaataagaaaatcgtactcaaagttgaaaaaccgatttttctaaaattttgttttgatgttattatttgtcCCTCTTCGagataatgttgaaaaacttcacTCAATTTTGTATACAACTTGAAAACATTTAATATGAAAAGCTATATGCAGCGGAACAAAGATGCGTCCATTTTTCCAGTGGGACAAATTGTCTTAAAATTTTTTCTAGGTTTTCTAAtataaacaccatgttttcgattcatattataaaaatacatACAGAATAATAACGTTTgacaacaaaatgtcgaaaatgacaaaatgtaacATGGCACAGTTATGCTTCGGCAGTACAGTTGCTGCTAGAACTTTCCTCTTTTTCAAatagaaagcggagagtggcgcaggcgcatgaatttCGAGCTGCTGGTActccttggagagatttccTTTGTACGCCTGGCAACCGTGGGTCGGCCATGCCCTGTAGATTGCTGGGGATGCGATCAAATATTGCATATCGGACAGTCTTGAGCTAATCCGTAGTAAACGCAAAGATGGAAAACCAACAGCAGAAATGGGAAAGTTTTCCCTCTTTCTTTCCCTCTCACTTGTTCACTCTGTGCTTTAATAGTCAGTCCGACTAACTTAAATGAATATAAATTGCTATCCTTGAGTAACTCGTTTGGAGTGTTTCTGTCTGACCCTTactaaaatgatttatttttcaGAACCAGATGTAATTGCGAGCACCAAACTTGCACACTCGAAAACGACTGATAGTTTAACGTGTTCCGGTCCGATCGCACCACcgcgaagaaaaaagaaaacccgcAAACTGTCCAGCAGTTCGTCGGAGCAGTTCAACATGAACGAAGGGCTGAAGCTACCGCCTGCGGATAATTCTTCCAACGAGCTTACGGTGAAGCTGCCATCTTCGCAGGTGCCAGTGCTCTGTGCTGCCACGGTGCGCAGTTCCGAGCCGGAAACGGTACAGGTGCTACCAAGTCCCGCTACACTGGAATCGATAACACGAGAGATTGAAAGTTCGTTTAAGGATGCTGCCAGTGCTATCTCCAACGGAAGCCCGGCCATAAGTGGAATAAGTGACGTCAGTGGCGAACAGCCACGGAAACTAATGACCAGCTCGATCGGAAGAATTTCGAACTCATTGGGTAATTCATCCAATTCGGTCAACTCTAAGCCTAGTCCATCGAATAGCGTCAAAAGTAACTCAGCACCGGCTCGGGTCAGTTCAATAGATCCTTCCCAGGGATTGAACATCTACAAGGCAACTAAAGGGCAGTATGTTGTAAAACCCACGGATGGGGCATTTAATAAAGCACAAGGACCCTCACGGGAGGAGATTGAAAGAGTGGAAAAAATGCGGCAGGAGATTATGGGAAATACAGCCGTCACGCGAGCTTTGTCCGGCACTGGAACTAATAGCCTGGGTAGTGGCACAAGATACAGTTCTTCGCTGGCAAAACACATGAATTTGAAAGAACGCCGAAAGTCCGCCGGTGATGAGGATATGTTTAAACAAATGAATATCTATGTTAAAACCAGAACAGACTCCGGCAAACAGTTGACTGATATGGAGATTTTAGAACAAATTCCTGTTAAGAATTTGGATACTGGGGAAAATTTCCCGCTCTCTGCAGTGGAGGAAAAGCTGCCTCAATGCATCAATCCACTGTCTTTGCACATCATGAGGTTAACCAGTCATATTCCGGAGTCGGATGAGGAGTCCGTTGGTCCGCCGCCCGGTTCGGAAGTCCCCCCAGGTTACGAAGAAGATCTTGAAATCGAAGAAGAAGGTGGGCGGCTGAAGAAAAAAACTGCCAAAATTAAGAGATTTTTCCGATCGACAGCTAGAAAGACGGTCGATAAAGCAAAATCGATTGCTTCGGAAGTATCGCACGCCCGGCACAAGGAAGACGTCGCCGACATCGAAGATGTCATGAATCCAGAGCAGAATATCAAAATTAAAGCTTCTAGTACTAACAAGGGGCCGTATGAATTCGCAAAGCTTCAACACGTTCAAGATCTATCCGGCGAACATACGGGGGCTGTTTGGTGCATGAAATTCAGCTCGTGTGGTCGTCTGTTGGCTACCGCCGGTCAGGATCGGCTGCTTCGGATTTGGGTTCTGAAGGACGCGTTCCCCTTTTTCCAGGATATGCGCACAAAATACAATGCAGCTGATCAAAAATCTTCCCCAACACCATCGCAAGAATCGCTGGTATCACATCATTCGGCAGAGGAAGCACTTGCACTGGCGATGGCTGCCGAAAAATCTCCCGGCCCATTTATGCCGAAATCGTTTTGCACCTATTCTGGTCATACGTCCGATCTGTTGGATGTTTCCTGGTCGAAGAACTATTTCATCCTATCGAGCTCGATGGACAAAACCGTACGATTGTGGCACATCTCGCGTAAAGAATGTCTTTGCTGTTTCCAACATATCGACTTTGTGACGGCAATTGCGTTTCATCCACGGGACGACCGTTACTTTCTCAGTGGCAGTCTTGACGGGAAGCTACGGCTGTGGAATATCCCGGATAAAAAGGTAGCCCTGTGGAATGAGGTGGACGGTCAAACGAAACTGATCACCGCGGCAAACTTCTGTCAGAACGGGAAGTTTGCCGTTGTTGGCTCGTACGACGGGAGGTGTCTGTTCTACAACACCGATCAGCTGAAGTATCACACGCAGATCCATGTGCGGTCGACTCGTGGGAAGAATGCGATTGGCCGGAAGATAAGCGGCATTGAACCGATGCCTGGTAAGTGGTTAAAATTCTTTCATTTGCTTAAGTCTAACGGAACCTTCTCTCCCGTAGGTGAGGACAAAATTTTAGTAACATCGAACGACAGTCGAATACGGCTGTATGACCTTAGAGACCTAAACCTGAGCTGTAAGTACAAGGGTTATATGAACGTATCCTCACAGATCAAGGCATCCTTCTCTCACGATGGAAAGTACATTATTTCCGGCTCCGAAAACCAGACCATATACATCTGGAAGACGCACCACGATTACACAAAACTGAGTTCGGTGAGTTTGCAATTTTCGACAAACAAAAACCTTTGTTTGGTTGGCCTAACAACTGTTTGATTGCAATTGCAATTACAGGTCAGGAGGGATCGCAGTGATTTCTGGGAGGGCATAAAAGCCCACAACGCAACCGTGACGTGTGCAATTTTTGCCCTACACCCCGAGGCAATCATCAAACCCGAGCTGGATGATGAAATCAATGCAGATAATGTAGTGTTTTTTTTGTGTCATTCGAACTGCGAAAATGTTGACTGAATTCGGTTCATTTTTATTGCAGATCTCCATAACGCAACCGGCGGATCCACTGGTCGAACAACGCAAGAAGGGTTGCGGAGGGTACGTACTGGTGAGTGCCGACTTCAACGGTTGCATCAAAGTGTTTATCAACAAGACCAAGCCGAAGCACAGCAGCTTGCCATATACCGCCATACTTGATTGAACGATGGTCCGTACGCATGCAGAGGCGGTTTGTATCTGGGAAGGGGGGATAATCCTGTGGACAGCAAGGTACGCAAATGCTTTTCCGGTTCAAAACTATTCGAACAAAACCAAATTCGCTATCGTATTTGATTGAGTCAGCTATTATAACCACTAACTGTGTTTAGAACAACGCTAACAATGAACAATTCAGATGATAGAAGAGCGCGCGCATTAAAACCCGCACTTGCAATTATACTAGAGAGAGCGTTTTTGTTGCAACGTGATTGTAGACTACAACAGTGACATTTAGTGTGACATATTTTAAAACCAATGCAACACCAAACAGCAGCGGTAGGAAGGCTTGAGAGAATGAgcgactataatctaacaacaTTGATGACGATTTTGAACAACAACCAAAGTGTTTAACAGGAGTTGGTGAAACGTTATATAGTACCTACATATAGTTTTTTTAACGACATAAATTTTGAACGTGTTGTCGCATttcagttaaattttttgatgttCACGCTCTGCGCCGTTGCTTTCACGTGGTTAGAATTAGTTGTTCTAAACGAGCTGGTATTAGAGCAGCACATGATATTCAAACTTTTCCGTTGTTAATCTCTTAGGCACCGCGCACGCACACTCACGCAAAAAAacctgtatgtatgtataactATTTTCCACTACTTTTCTTAGCTGTGCTGAGTATAAATAGGGTATTTTCGGTTGATTTAATGTGGCATAGCGTGATTTTCAAGGAAATTCAGTTGCACGCTGCTTAGATGTGAAAATCACGTCCAGagcaatttgaaattaaagcaaaattgtgcTGCTAAAAATACTTCGTCGCTGTTACACTGTATAAATTATAATGCGAATGTTAcctaatttattattattgtatATATTGGAACGATGTATTTGAATATCTTGAAGCTTCTTTTTGAGTAGAAAATTTGAGAATCTCTACTATTTTCCGACATACGTTTATAGAGCTGACAAACGGGTGACCAATTTGGATGTGCGAAACGGGTTATGTTGAGAGTATAGGAAATTCGTAGATAGATGGTGTGGTTTTTCCAACTCTTGTATGAGGAAAATCGGGAGAGTTTTGTAGAAACAATATTAGCAATAACGTAGGGTGCAAACTACCAGAATGTTTAAGAAGAAAACCGATGTTTCGCACCGCGAAAGGACTTAGACAACAAGAGTAGCAGtaaaagaaattttattttctaaaatACAACTCACATAAATCGCCTATCAACATCAAATCAATTAATCAACACAATCAAATATTTATAACGCGCATCACCGAATTCCTGCTCGGAGGATCCTGGGAAACGTGCCATATTTTGAagaattaaattttgaattgagaagaAGGTTGCTAGGCACTATGCTTGCGTTCGACCTGTTTATTATCGCGTCCGGAGGAGTGTTCAGAACAGTCCATTTCCCTGTAGCAACCCTTTGCATAATTCGAAAGGACTCCAGTGTGCACTCGCTCTATagcagctttgatcagtcgcgtcaattTGTACGAAAACCAGTTCCCGTGTATTATTTGCCCCAGCTCCTCGCGGTCGACTGTATTATATGCTGCGCTAAAATCCTTAAAAAAtatgcgtgggcatgttgtaacTCTTGCAGGGCCCGGGACGGTACTGCCGTTCAATTACGATCTAATTTGGGAAAACTAACTCAATGCTTGGCAGGAAGTGTGGGCCAACCGAAAGACAAATCATAATGGGACCATTTTGGTGGAAGATTTTGAGGTCGGCTATTACAACATCTTGGCGCCAAATAGTCCGACTAGAATCTCCAGATCGGGATTCCATTCCATTTTGGACATAATTATAACGAACGTAGCCATTTCCGTAGTACCAGAGGTTTTCGAAGAACAATCCTCCGAACTACCACTACCCTGTGATGTTGAAGCTTGCTGCCCCTATCGATATGGTGGACATCGTGCCAACTGGGTCGAGTTTCAACGTATCGTCGACGACAACATCGATTCAGACCAGCTTCTGAATACACCGGAGCTGGTCGATCAGGCGCTATAATCTCTGCAACGAGCGATACCAGCGGCAATACCAGCGTACTGGTGATGGGCAGAAAAAATCTATGTCAAACAGTCTTTCTAGGATTATCCAGGAGCGAATACGAGAGGTAAGAAACAAGGAATTCTAACAGAATCTCGAACAAATCCCACTGCATTCAAAACCATTCTCATCCATTGACTAAGGTTCAAACAGAGGCCAACGCCTATTTCTCCTCTTGGTCGTCTGGAGGTTTAGGCGATGGAACTTTACTGATCACTCCAAGTGTAAAAGTGGGCGCGCTGGGTCAGCAGTTTGTAATGTCTCACAATCTGGGACAGAATATTGTCAGCCCATACGAGTGCATTGTTGTAGAGAGAGTCGCCGAGGTTGATCGATCAGATAAGCTGATGGATCAtcggaagtttttggagcgtcttagtagaatacgaaacctgaaaataaataaaaagaaaactaatccaatttaattcataTACATAGAATtaaagtagaattaaattgaataagttttctttttatttaattgccAATGGATTATGTTAAGGAATCTAATAACATGAATGCCCCGGATTCGATACGGCTCATTTACTTTTGTAGCAAACCTGTTCAACAGGTGCTGGGAGCTTGGCTTTTTCTCTCAATGTGGAAATTAGCCAGTCATCCTAGTGCAGAAACGTGGGAAAGACCCTGCTGTTTCCAAGAGCTATTGACCCATCAGCTTCCTCTCTGCTCTCCCCAAGCTGTTTGAGAAGTCCGCGTGGTTTGATTGTTGACATCATACCTTTTAGTCATATCCCGGATGGATTCACCAGGATTGGACATAACGCACCTCAATATCTTCTTCCTAAGCTCTCAGTCTCTAGTTCTGGGTCCTCGGCCTTTCCACGTCTAGGCTCTCCTTATAACAGAGAAaaggagaaatgagtcgtcattgattctgtattttttttatttatttatttgattatagtcactttaacagcttgggacatttgtgacttctgaggGGTTGGGATTTAAAGCCGGGTtttcggcgtgaatgctaaccactatacCGGGATTTACTccttctgtaaatttcaaaaccagtttggtttatttgaaacaaaaaatctgttcatgaaaatgtattctttgtgttcagattgacaagaagaatgcagtgaatgcaTTTCTAAAAATCGAACCCTTATTTTGGGCCCTGAAACTGGAaatattttgatgaaacttgctCCAGGTTCTACTACATACTTTATATACCGTCTGTATACTTTCTTATTTCTACCGCAAGATGCGTGCCGGTGACGTGCAAGGGGCTTCCAGATTTACTTTTAGTCAAACTTTATTGTTAATTGTTACTATTTTTTCAATCGAAATACGATGTTTTTTCCGTGCAAATTTTCCGTGCTAAAATTTTATTCATCCGTTAAGAAATAAAAGTGTTATAAGCGTTCGAAAcgtgatcactttttcgcgttTTGAATTTTGTCTTTCCGTAAAGGTGGTACAGGCAGGGGTTCCGTTTAGACTGGGCAATTTTTTGGtaacatgtggaatgcaacatTTGGCAGGcgatatgttgctagttgttgctcgatgttgcttctgtcgccatGTGAACGTTTGTGATATATTGCCATAGTCActtggaa contains these protein-coding regions:
- the LOC128738579 gene encoding WD repeat-containing protein 44, which produces MASASDSSDEFFDAEEDNANATTSHHHHNLLRNSSSTSTGSGKKQRSSKTNNTDEELPYTDTREKLSVDSFNPNLQTTQREPQQAPPTQQQPHVPIQHRNESNFVEPKTFGRQRFRELRQCMQNDEDENPGNTLTPDSQNSSVEGVYSSSTRTTHPFRVIEGDALSVQSMTSLGRVGRILAGSASVDASALSLGKDSLYVGTSVSSAPQSLAAVPSSSSRDTQLSGSSSIPSSSGAIGETGEDNFSTNKYSSNEEVGLHQENASSSGNVSDYRMNMNVPLQEPDVIASTKLAHSKTTDSLTCSGPIAPPRRKKKTRKLSSSSSEQFNMNEGLKLPPADNSSNELTVKLPSSQVPVLCAATVRSSEPETVQVLPSPATLESITREIESSFKDAASAISNGSPAISGISDVSGEQPRKLMTSSIGRISNSLGNSSNSVNSKPSPSNSVKSNSAPARVSSIDPSQGLNIYKATKGQYVVKPTDGAFNKAQGPSREEIERVEKMRQEIMGNTAVTRALSGTGTNSLGSGTRYSSSLAKHMNLKERRKSAGDEDMFKQMNIYVKTRTDSGKQLTDMEILEQIPVKNLDTGENFPLSAVEEKLPQCINPLSLHIMRLTSHIPESDEESVGPPPGSEVPPGYEEDLEIEEEGGRLKKKTAKIKRFFRSTARKTVDKAKSIASEVSHARHKEDVADIEDVMNPEQNIKIKASSTNKGPYEFAKLQHVQDLSGEHTGAVWCMKFSSCGRLLATAGQDRLLRIWVLKDAFPFFQDMRTKYNAADQKSSPTPSQESLVSHHSAEEALALAMAAEKSPGPFMPKSFCTYSGHTSDLLDVSWSKNYFILSSSMDKTVRLWHISRKECLCCFQHIDFVTAIAFHPRDDRYFLSGSLDGKLRLWNIPDKKVALWNEVDGQTKLITAANFCQNGKFAVVGSYDGRCLFYNTDQLKYHTQIHVRSTRGKNAIGRKISGIEPMPGEDKILVTSNDSRIRLYDLRDLNLSCKYKGYMNVSSQIKASFSHDGKYIISGSENQTIYIWKTHHDYTKLSSVRRDRSDFWEGIKAHNATVTCAIFALHPEAIIKPELDDEINADNISITQPADPLVEQRKKGCGGYVLVSADFNGCIKVFINKTKPKHSSLPYTAILD